One segment of Acidobacteriota bacterium DNA contains the following:
- a CDS encoding glycosyl hydrolase: protein MVWAKRLSAIAVIAGAGMLALGAVQAGGGTSSTPAQELMSKLQWRSVGPYVGGRAVTVTGVPQDPSLFYMGTVGGGVWKSNNNGISWANISDGKLPGTSASIGAIAVAPSDPKILYAGTGECDIRNDMIPGDGIYKSADGGKTWKYAGLRAAHTTCAIRIDPRNPEIAYAASMGQVFAPNGEGGVYKTSDGGQTWTKILAGGNGTSGAIDVVMAPGNPNELYASMWQAQRMPWGMSDGGAGSGLYKSTDGGATWTNLTRNPGLPAGTDGRIGVALTAAAPQRVYAIVENKADGGVFRSDDGGATWTREFHGWELRQRAFYYTALYADPKNPDLVYAPEVEFYVSRDGGKTFKRMRVPHGDNHIIWINPEHTNILLEGNDGGATVSLDGGKTWSSEHNQPTGEMYHVNIDDEFPFHIYGAQQDEGSAEAPSATADGSIPLSAWKSISGGESTRVVPEPGSPWINFGSGYYELFTATNRRTGETWDVTPAAVMHDGLAANTMKYRLGWTHAITFSPVNPKQLLIGAQYVLESMDYGRTWKRISPDLTRNDPATEVPSGGPVTLDQTGAETYPGLQTIEVSPLNGQEIWTGSDDGLAHLTRDGGKTWQDVTPPQLPKQSWISCIEPSYVNAGTAYLTARRYMWNDFRPYVFKTSDYGQTWTPMIDGLPDNDYVFNLRQDPAAPNLLFLTTSTTVEVSLNGGTLWQPLKLNLPTVQVRDLRIARQQGQVAIATHGRAFWVLDDLALLEQMSRQTPPATGAYLFAPQQAWLSPVYGGGRFGGGTAGANPPFGTTVYFRVPQHYDGSTPATLTFTNAKGQTIRQFALHLKTKAQPNRQEMAKLMASMTPEQREAFRLQRLTAITPGMNRFQWDMRYPAAATIGGGFIRAEGVGVEYSMAGPVVVPGSYSVTLNYAGQKLTQPFTVTLDPRLPATQADLAAQLDLELQIHGTLNQLDEQVNRALALRTKLEKDPGRDNSTAINGLTSAIVPLVQMEERGSETDAVFGTRLHLHLAILSGEIAEGYRRPTPAEYAAYRELAGKIAGAEQTLSAAMKTAGAVVAAAN, encoded by the coding sequence ATGGTTTGGGCAAAGAGACTTTCAGCGATCGCAGTGATTGCCGGCGCAGGCATGCTGGCCTTGGGCGCGGTACAGGCGGGCGGGGGGACGAGCTCGACACCAGCGCAGGAATTGATGAGCAAGCTACAGTGGCGCAGCGTGGGGCCGTACGTGGGCGGGCGCGCCGTCACGGTGACGGGCGTACCGCAGGATCCCAGCCTGTTTTATATGGGCACGGTGGGCGGCGGCGTCTGGAAGAGCAACAACAACGGCATAAGCTGGGCGAACATTTCTGACGGCAAGCTGCCGGGCACGAGCGCCAGCATCGGAGCGATTGCGGTAGCGCCGTCCGACCCGAAGATTCTCTACGCCGGCACGGGCGAGTGCGACATCCGCAACGACATGATTCCCGGCGATGGCATTTACAAATCTGCGGATGGCGGGAAGACGTGGAAATATGCCGGGCTGCGGGCGGCGCACACCACCTGCGCCATCCGGATTGATCCGCGCAATCCGGAGATTGCGTATGCGGCGTCGATGGGGCAGGTGTTTGCGCCCAACGGCGAGGGCGGCGTTTACAAGACGAGCGACGGTGGACAGACCTGGACGAAGATACTGGCCGGCGGCAATGGCACCAGCGGCGCGATTGATGTCGTGATGGCGCCAGGCAATCCCAACGAACTCTACGCTTCGATGTGGCAGGCACAGCGCATGCCCTGGGGCATGAGCGATGGCGGAGCGGGCAGCGGACTATACAAGAGCACCGATGGCGGCGCGACCTGGACGAACCTGACGCGCAACCCCGGCCTGCCGGCGGGAACAGACGGCCGGATTGGAGTGGCGCTGACGGCGGCGGCGCCGCAGCGCGTATACGCGATTGTCGAGAATAAAGCCGATGGCGGCGTGTTCCGCTCCGATGACGGCGGCGCGACCTGGACGCGCGAGTTCCACGGCTGGGAGCTGCGGCAGCGGGCGTTCTACTACACTGCGCTGTACGCGGACCCCAAGAATCCGGATCTGGTTTATGCGCCCGAGGTGGAGTTCTACGTTTCGCGCGACGGCGGCAAGACCTTCAAGCGGATGCGAGTACCGCACGGCGACAACCACATCATCTGGATCAACCCCGAGCATACGAACATTCTGCTGGAGGGCAACGATGGCGGGGCGACGGTCTCGCTCGATGGCGGCAAAACCTGGAGCAGCGAGCACAATCAGCCGACGGGTGAAATGTACCACGTCAACATTGACGACGAGTTCCCGTTCCACATCTACGGCGCACAGCAGGATGAAGGCTCCGCCGAGGCACCGAGCGCGACCGCAGACGGCAGTATTCCGCTGTCGGCGTGGAAGTCGATTTCCGGCGGCGAAAGCACGCGCGTGGTGCCCGAACCCGGAAGCCCATGGATCAATTTCGGCAGCGGATACTATGAGTTGTTCACCGCGACCAACCGGCGGACGGGCGAGACCTGGGATGTTACGCCGGCGGCGGTGATGCACGACGGTCTGGCAGCCAACACGATGAAGTACCGCTTAGGCTGGACCCATGCCATCACGTTCTCGCCGGTGAACCCGAAGCAGCTTCTGATCGGCGCGCAGTACGTGCTGGAGAGCATGGATTACGGACGGACGTGGAAGCGGATCAGCCCGGACCTGACACGCAATGACCCGGCGACGGAAGTGCCCAGCGGAGGACCGGTGACGCTCGACCAGACCGGAGCGGAAACCTACCCGGGGCTGCAGACCATCGAAGTCTCACCGCTCAATGGACAGGAAATCTGGACGGGATCGGACGATGGTCTGGCGCACCTCACGCGCGATGGCGGCAAGACGTGGCAGGACGTGACGCCACCGCAGTTGCCCAAACAATCCTGGATCAGTTGCATCGAGCCTTCCTACGTCAACGCGGGCACAGCCTATCTGACCGCGCGCCGGTACATGTGGAATGACTTCCGGCCCTACGTGTTCAAGACCAGCGACTACGGCCAGACGTGGACACCGATGATCGATGGCCTGCCGGACAACGACTACGTCTTCAATCTGCGGCAGGATCCGGCTGCGCCGAATTTGCTCTTTCTGACGACCAGCACGACGGTTGAGGTCAGCCTGAACGGCGGCACGCTCTGGCAGCCGCTGAAGCTGAACCTGCCGACGGTGCAGGTGCGCGATCTGCGCATCGCGCGGCAGCAGGGGCAGGTGGCGATCGCGACGCATGGGCGGGCATTCTGGGTGTTGGACGACTTGGCGCTGCTCGAGCAGATGAGCCGGCAGACGCCGCCGGCAACGGGCGCCTATTTATTCGCGCCGCAGCAGGCGTGGCTGAGTCCAGTGTACGGAGGCGGTCGCTTCGGCGGAGGGACGGCGGGAGCCAATCCGCCGTTTGGCACGACGGTATATTTCCGCGTGCCGCAGCACTATGACGGCTCGACGCCGGCGACACTGACCTTCACCAACGCCAAAGGGCAGACGATCCGGCAGTTCGCGCTGCATCTGAAAACGAAAGCCCAGCCGAACCGGCAGGAGATGGCCAAACTGATGGCGAGCATGACGCCGGAGCAACGCGAGGCGTTCCGCTTGCAGCGGCTCACCGCGATCACGCCGGGGATGAACCGCTTCCAGTGGGATATGCGGTATCCGGCGGCAGCGACGATTGGCGGCGGGTTCATCCGTGCCGAAGGCGTGGGCGTGGAGTACAGCATGGCGGGGCCGGTGGTGGTTCCAGGATCGTATTCGGTCACGCTGAACTACGCCGGACAGAAACTGACGCAACCGTTCACGGTGACGCTTGACCCGCGGTTGCCCGCCACGCAAGCGGATCTGGCGGCGCAGCTCGATCTGGAGCTGCAGATTCACGGCACGCTGAATCAGCTCGATGAACAGGTCAATCGCGCACTGGCGCTGCGGACCAAACTGGAGAAGGATCCGGGACGCGACAACAGCACCGCGATCAACGGGCTGACGAGCGCCATCGTGCCGCTGGTGCAGATGGAGGAGCGTGGGAGCGAAACCGATGCGGTCTTCGGCACGCGGCTGCATTTGCACCTCGCGATTCTGTCGGGCGAAATTGCCGAAGGCTACCGGCGGCCGACACCGGCGGAGTACGCGGCCTACAGGGAGCTGGCGGGCAAGATCGCCGGCGCGGAGCAAACCCTGAGCGCGGCGATGAAAACCGCCGGCGCCGTGGTGGCGGCGGCAAACTAA
- a CDS encoding aldehyde dehydrogenase family protein, with the protein MARLYPFVIGGELVSPEHKVVVHSPFDGDPVGECGDATGLEVERAVEAAAAARAPMAALAGWQRSQALSELENAVRTHQDEFADLMAAEAGKPISAASVEVKRALVTLRTAAEEAKRIGGTVEPLDVAPGAEDRWAIARRFPIGIIAGITPFNFPLNLVLHKLAPAIASGNPIILKASPRAPLCALRLGEMALGLNLPAGAVNVLSGGAEPAVQLCEHDRIAMVSFTGSAAVGWNLKARAARKKVVLELGGNAANIVHSDADLALAAERLVAGAFSYAGQSCISVQRVLVHRAVYKDLRCRLLDRILQLRVGDPRDAATDVGPMINAEAATRAFTWMQEAVAAGAQAACGMKRDGGFVWPTILENVPEQTSIWKEEAFAPVLLLRPYDSFDEALREANASRYGLQAGVFTRDLNLAWRAFEHLEVGAVALNEVSSWRMDPMPYGGVKDSGSGREGLRSSIEEMTELRVLLLHAR; encoded by the coding sequence ATGGCGCGTTTGTATCCGTTCGTGATCGGCGGCGAGCTCGTCTCGCCCGAGCACAAGGTCGTCGTCCACTCGCCTTTCGATGGCGATCCCGTCGGCGAATGCGGCGACGCCACCGGCCTCGAAGTCGAACGTGCCGTCGAAGCGGCCGCCGCTGCCCGCGCGCCCATGGCGGCGCTGGCCGGCTGGCAGCGTTCGCAGGCGCTCAGCGAGCTGGAAAATGCGGTGCGCACCCACCAGGACGAATTCGCTGATCTCATGGCCGCCGAAGCCGGCAAGCCCATCAGCGCTGCTAGCGTTGAAGTCAAACGCGCCCTGGTGACGCTGCGTACCGCCGCCGAAGAAGCCAAGCGCATCGGGGGCACGGTCGAACCGCTCGATGTCGCGCCCGGCGCAGAAGACCGCTGGGCCATTGCGCGACGTTTCCCGATCGGAATTATCGCCGGCATTACGCCCTTCAATTTCCCGCTGAATCTGGTGCTGCATAAGCTCGCGCCCGCCATCGCCAGCGGCAATCCCATCATCCTCAAAGCCTCGCCCCGTGCTCCGCTGTGCGCCTTGCGCCTTGGCGAAATGGCGCTCGGCCTCAACCTTCCCGCTGGCGCGGTCAATGTCCTCTCCGGTGGCGCTGAGCCTGCGGTGCAGCTCTGCGAGCATGACCGCATCGCCATGGTCTCCTTTACCGGCAGCGCCGCTGTTGGTTGGAACCTCAAGGCGCGCGCCGCACGCAAGAAAGTGGTCCTCGAGTTGGGCGGCAATGCCGCCAATATCGTCCACAGCGATGCCGATCTCGCGCTCGCCGCTGAGCGCCTCGTCGCCGGAGCATTCTCCTACGCCGGCCAAAGCTGCATCTCGGTCCAGCGCGTGCTCGTGCACCGTGCCGTCTACAAGGATCTGCGCTGCCGTCTGCTCGATCGCATCCTGCAGCTTCGCGTGGGCGATCCCCGCGACGCGGCTACCGACGTCGGCCCTATGATTAACGCCGAAGCGGCTACACGCGCCTTCACCTGGATGCAGGAAGCCGTCGCCGCGGGCGCCCAGGCCGCCTGTGGTATGAAGCGCGACGGGGGCTTTGTCTGGCCGACGATTCTCGAAAACGTTCCCGAGCAAACGTCCATCTGGAAAGAAGAAGCCTTCGCGCCCGTCCTGCTGCTCCGCCCCTACGACAGCTTTGACGAAGCTTTGCGCGAAGCCAACGCCAGCCGTTACGGCCTGCAGGCAGGCGTCTTCACCCGCGATCTCAACCTCGCCTGGCGTGCCTTCGAGCACCTCGAAGTGGGCGCTGTCGCCCTCAACGAAGTCTCAAGCTGGCGCATGGATCCCATGCCCTATGGAGGCGTCAAAGACTCCGGCTCCGGCCGCGAAGGCCTGCGCAGCAGCATCGAGGAAATGACCGAACTCCGCGTGCTGCTACTGCATGCGCGTTAG
- the ruvC gene encoding crossover junction endodeoxyribonuclease RuvC, protein MRVLGVDCGSEATGFGLVESDGHHHHALASGTIRLRGDGSFAVKLHRIHARISELLLEHRPDCVAIEDIFYAKNVRSALKLGHVRGVVMQAAAAQEVPVAEYAPLAIKSALTGYGRAEKEQVQHMVCSLLGLREPPNSLDASDALAVAICHLHSQRSAEPLSR, encoded by the coding sequence ATGCGCGTTCTGGGTGTGGATTGCGGCAGCGAAGCCACCGGCTTTGGCCTGGTCGAAAGCGACGGCCACCATCACCACGCCCTCGCCTCCGGCACCATCCGGCTCCGCGGCGATGGCAGCTTCGCGGTTAAGTTGCATCGCATCCATGCCCGCATCAGCGAACTGCTCCTGGAGCACCGCCCCGACTGCGTCGCCATCGAAGACATCTTCTACGCCAAAAACGTCCGCTCGGCGCTCAAGCTCGGCCACGTCCGCGGCGTCGTCATGCAGGCCGCAGCCGCCCAGGAAGTTCCGGTCGCCGAGTATGCGCCGCTCGCCATCAAAAGCGCCCTCACCGGCTACGGCCGTGCCGAGAAGGAGCAGGTCCAGCACATGGTCTGCTCGCTCCTCGGTCTGCGCGAGCCGCCCAACTCGCTCGACGCCAGCGATGCCCTCGCCGTCGCCATCTGCCATTTGCACTCGCAGCGCTCTGCTGAACCGCTGAGCCGCTGA